A section of the Deinococcus hopiensis KR-140 genome encodes:
- a CDS encoding SDR family NAD(P)-dependent oxidoreductase: MAVNYLPADAREIVALIQAAGRRAVAIPGDIRSEASCQRLVAEAVRQLGGTHILVNNAARQHSVTSLLDLTTAQFDWTLKTNLYAIFWITRAAPPHLQPVAAIINTASKQAYDPPLNLVDHSQTKAATVNFSKSLAKRPAPKGIRVNAVAPGPAWTPLQRSGGPGAQ; this comes from the coding sequence GTGGCGGTCAACTACCTGCCGGCCGACGCCCGCGAAATTGTCGCCCTGATTCAGGCGGCTGGGCGCAGGGCCGTGGCCATTCCCGGAGACATCCGCAGCGAGGCCTCCTGTCAGCGTCTGGTGGCCGAAGCCGTTCGGCAACTCGGCGGCACCCACATCCTGGTGAACAATGCGGCCCGGCAGCATTCGGTGACCTCGCTGCTGGACCTCACCACGGCGCAGTTCGACTGGACGCTGAAAACCAACCTCTACGCCATATTCTGGATCACCAGGGCCGCGCCGCCGCACCTCCAGCCGGTGGCCGCCATCATCAACACGGCGTCCAAGCAGGCGTATGACCCCCCTCTCAACCTGGTGGACCACTCCCAGACGAAGGCGGCCACCGTGAACTTCTCGAAGTCGCTCGCCAAGCGGCCCGCGCCTAAGGGCATCCGGGTCAATGCCGTGGCGCCCGGACCTGCCTGGACGCCCCTCCAGCGCAGTGGGGGGCCTGGAGCCCAATAA
- a CDS encoding IS3 family transposase, giving the protein MRRIQEVPVGGDHRWQRRPICNRTQKDALLGRQDVQQRHKQPYGAPRLHAMRAEGLQVSRKRVARLMRSCGLQAKGKRRWVRAADSHHTFPVCPGLLDRQFEVEQPNRVRASESTLQRHSNVTGGAYFRTYGCVLNRVAPAMLRHVLPSSPPSLRCEFRLCGRVGSSGIGVSHSRSGVC; this is encoded by the coding sequence ATGCGCCGGATTCAGGAGGTGCCGGTGGGTGGCGATCACCGCTGGCAAAGGAGGCCGATCTGCAACCGCACGCAGAAGGATGCGCTGCTCGGGCGGCAGGACGTTCAACAGCGCCACAAGCAGCCCTACGGTGCACCACGCCTCCACGCCATGCGGGCTGAAGGTCTGCAGGTCTCCCGTAAGCGAGTCGCTCGCCTCATGCGTTCGTGCGGGCTCCAGGCCAAAGGAAAGCGCCGGTGGGTACGAGCGGCGGACAGCCACCACACCTTCCCTGTGTGCCCCGGTCTGCTCGACCGTCAATTCGAGGTAGAGCAGCCAAATCGGGTGAGGGCGTCCGAGTCTACCCTGCAGCGTCATTCAAACGTTACAGGGGGGGCGTATTTTCGTACCTATGGCTGCGTCCTCAACCGCGTCGCTCCTGCAATGCTTCGCCACGTATTACCGTCCTCACCGCCGTCTCTTCGTTGTGAATTTCGTTTGTGCGGTCGCGTCGGGTCTTCTGGAATTGGCGTTTCCCATAGCCGTTCAGGTGTTTGTTGA